A DNA window from Engystomops pustulosus chromosome 6, aEngPut4.maternal, whole genome shotgun sequence contains the following coding sequences:
- the LOC140065833 gene encoding chemerin-like receptor 1, which yields MSNIDRITQENSMEFVWNRSFAVEHEESSNFSSYLYLKVIYITVFSIILILGIIGNGLVIWIAGFRMKKTISAVWFLNLAIADFLCCASLPLRLGTSIKFNIFILASTCTSSMIVFSINMSASVLLLTAMSIDRWVSVMWPFWSKVHRTQKRVRITAGIIWVMSFLISGSLITIHVFVLNDASEWCYYVPYNLYYRKTVYLIRLIIMFVIPFLIIFTSYVTIFLKLRNSKRPQRSQRPYRIITAVILCFFICWAPYYIWPLTFNRNLNSYQFVIVNTIISGLASLNSCINPIIYVFMGQDFRQGFLRSIPFRVQRALDENPDDPKREGEDCEPAPNTDV from the exons ATGTCAAACATTGATAGGATTACACAAGAAAACTCTATGGAATTTGTATGGAACAG GTCATTTGCTGTAGAACACGAGGAATCGAGCAATTTCTCATCTTATTTATATTTAAAAGTCATATATATTACAGTATTCAGCATCATTCTCATCCTTGGGATTATTGGGAATGGATTAGTCATCTGGATTGCCGGATTTAGGATGAAGAAGACAATCAGTGCCGTGTggttcctcaacctggccatcgCCGACTTCCTATGCTGCGCTTCTCTGCCTCTGCGCTTAGGAACGTCGAttaaatttaacatttttattcttgCCAGTACTTGTACTTCTAGCATGATTGTATTCAGTATAAACATGAgcgccagtgtcctcctcctgacgGCCATGAGTATTGATCGCTGGGTATCGGTCATGTGGCCATTTTGGTCTAAAGTCCATAGGACACAGAAACGAGTGAGAATCACTGCAGGAATTATCTGGGTGATGAGTTTTCTCATCTCGGGCTCATTAATTACCATACATGTGTTTGTATTAAATGATGCATCTGAATGGTGTTATTATGTCCCTTATAATCTCTATTACAGAAAGACAGTTTACCTGATCAGGCTAATTATAATGTTTGTGATCCCATTTCTCATCATCTTCACCAGTTATGTCACCATTTTCCTCAAACTTAGAAATAGTAAGAGACCCCAGAGATCTCAGAGACCCTACAGGATCATCACTGCTGTTATATTGTGTTTCTTCATCTGTTGGGCTCCTTATTACATTTGGCCACTTACTTTTAACAGAAATCTCAATAGCTATCAGTTTGTTATAGTAAATACTATTATTAGCGGCCTGGCTTCTCTGAATAGTTGTATCAACCCGATCATTTATGTTTTTATGGGTCAAGATTTTAGACAGGGTTTCCTGAGATCCATCCCCTTCAGGGTACAAAGGGCTTTAGATGAAAATCCTGATGACCCCAAGAGAGAAGGGGAGGATTGTGAACCTGCCCCCAACacagatgtttaa